The Christiangramia flava JLT2011 region TTTATCGCTGAGGTTAATATCGGCATCTTCCATAGTGAACTGGCAGGGATGTTCATAGCCACAGGCATGGGTGATCTGCAAGAGCTCCTTCCGGAATTTGGTGAAATAGAAATTCGTTCTCATCGCTTTATCATCAATATTAATACCTGCCTGCAACCACTTGTTCTGAGTCGCAACTCCGGTTGGGCAGGTGTTGGTATGGCAGCTTTGTGCCTGTATACAGCCAATACTCATCATGGCTTCGCGGGCCACATTGATACAGTCGGCTCCCAGGGCAAAAGCCATGGCGCCTTTCGCCGGGAAACCAAGTTTTCCGGAGGCTATAAAAACGATGCGGTGAGTGAGATTATTTTCTTTGAAGATCTTGTAAACGTCAGAAAAAGCATAGATCCACGGAATGGAAACGTGATCTGCAAAACTGGGAGGTGCCGCACCGGTCCCACCTTCGCCGCCATCAATGGTGATAAAATCCGGGCCGTGACCGCGCTGTTCCATAAGCCGTGCGAGGTCATGCCAGCCGTTGAGGTGACCCACAGCCGATTTGATGCCAACCGGAAGTCCCGTATTCGCGGCAATATCTTCAATGAAATCGAGCAGCCCTTCTACGGAATCAAATGCTGAATGATAAGCTGGAGAAATCACGTCTTTGCCCATAGGAACGCCGCGAATTTCTGAAATTTCCTTGGTGATCTTGGCTGCCGGAAGCACGCCTCCTTTTCCGGGTTTGGCACCCTGGGAGAGTTTGATCTCGATCGCCCGAATTTGTGGACTATCATTGACCATTTTCACCAGTTTTTCCATGGAAAAATTGCCGTGTTCATCACGAACGCCGAAATAGGCGGTACCGATTTGGAAAACAACATCGGCGCCCATTTGGTGGTAGGGAGAAAAACCTCCTTCACCGGTATTGTGGTAGGCGCCAGAGAGTTTGCATCCCTGGTTCAGCGATTCGATCGCTTTCGCTGATAGAGAACCAAAACTCATCGCTGAAACGTTGATGACAGAAGCCGGCCGAAATGGCCTTTTTCGCTTATTGTATTCGCCCATCACTTTTGCACAGGGTACAAAACCACTATTTTTTTTATTCGGGTGACCTGCCGGAACTTTGAACGGCAAGAGTGCATTGTTGATAAAAACGTAATGTGTGCTGTAGATATCCTGATCTGTTCCGAAGCCCTCGTAATTATTCTCGTTTTTAGCCGAAGCGTAGATCCATCCGCGTTCTCTTCGGTTAAAGGGCAATTCTTCCCGGTTATTGGCCACGATATACTGCCGTAGTTCTGGCCCGATGCTTTCCAGGAAGTAGCGCAAATGCCCTACTATCGGGAAGTTGTGCATGATCGTATGTTTCTTTTGAATAATATCGATTATCCCGATAACGAACAGAAGGATCAATATCCATTGCCACCAGCTAATAGCTGATAGGAAATCTAAAAGAGGCTGCATAATATTTTACTTATTCAAATAATCAATTGCGAGCTGGCTCATGGTCTTCACGCCAAGTAGTAGCCCACTTTCGTCGACGAAGAATCCCGGGGTATGATGCCTCGTAGGCTCAGCGTCTTTCGGCATTCCGCCGAGGAAGAAATACAAACCTGGAACTTTTTCCTGGAAAAAACTGAAATCTTCTCCTCCCGTGGTGGCTTTTACCAGTTCCACATTCCCTTCTCCCGCCACTTTTTTTAGAGTTGGAAGCATTTCCGAGGTCAGTTGCGGGTCGTTATAAGTGATGGCGGTATTATTCTGAATTTCGATCGTCGCCTCGCCACCGTATGCTTTGGCAATTTGCGGAACCAGTTCTCTCATGCGATCGAGGATCAGCTTTTTATTGTCTGGATCAAGCGTTCGAACAGTACCAATCATTTCCGCAGTTTCAGGAATAATATTGAAGCGAACGCCACTGGTGATCTTTCCAACCGTAATTACCGAAGCAGATTCGGTCAATTCCGCATTTCTGCTGATGATGGTCTGAAGTCCGTCAATGATTTTGGCAGAGATCAGGATAGGGTCCACGCCGCTCCAGGGTGCGGAACCATGCGCCTGGACTCCTTTAACGTTGATCACGAACCTTTCAACGGCAGCCATGGTACCTTCAGGTTTATAGCGAATCGTTCCAACCGGAGTTGCCGCATTAATGTGCAACCCGAAAATAGCATCCACATCGGGATTTTTCAGAACGCCTTCCTTGATCATTAAAGCAGCTCCGCCTTCCTCACCTGGTGGCGGACCTTCTTCTGCAGGCTGAAAAATAAATTTTACGGTTCCGTTGATCTTATCTGTATGTTGAGACAAAATTTCAGCTACACCCATTAAAATGGCCGTATGCGTATCGTGTCCACAGGCATGCATGACCCCTGTTTTAGAGCCCAGAAATTCTGTTTCTACGGTAGATTTAAACGGAAGATCATTTTGTTCGGTAACCGGCAGTGCGTCGATATCGGCGCGTAAAGCGACGGTTTTTCCCGGATGATCCCCTTTCAGAATTCCTACCACACCGGTTTTTCCCACGCCGGTCTGGGTCTCGATGCCCAGGCTTTGCAGGTGCGCGGCTATTTTTTTGGCAGTTTCAAATTCGCGATTGGAAAGTTCCGGGTGCTCGTGAATGTCACGTCGCCACTCGATTACTTTGCTTTCAATTTTGTCATATTCGGTTTCAGGAATGCTGGTTCCCTGTGCGATTCCGAAAAGCGGAAGGAGGAAAAAGGCAAAAAAGAACTTCTTCATTTTTTAAAATTTTAGGAGTTGATA contains the following coding sequences:
- a CDS encoding FMN-binding glutamate synthase family protein gives rise to the protein MQPLLDFLSAISWWQWILILLFVIGIIDIIQKKHTIMHNFPIVGHLRYFLESIGPELRQYIVANNREELPFNRRERGWIYASAKNENNYEGFGTDQDIYSTHYVFINNALLPFKVPAGHPNKKNSGFVPCAKVMGEYNKRKRPFRPASVINVSAMSFGSLSAKAIESLNQGCKLSGAYHNTGEGGFSPYHQMGADVVFQIGTAYFGVRDEHGNFSMEKLVKMVNDSPQIRAIEIKLSQGAKPGKGGVLPAAKITKEISEIRGVPMGKDVISPAYHSAFDSVEGLLDFIEDIAANTGLPVGIKSAVGHLNGWHDLARLMEQRGHGPDFITIDGGEGGTGAAPPSFADHVSIPWIYAFSDVYKIFKENNLTHRIVFIASGKLGFPAKGAMAFALGADCINVAREAMMSIGCIQAQSCHTNTCPTGVATQNKWLQAGINIDDKAMRTNFYFTKFRKELLQITHACGYEHPCQFTMEDADINLSDKNLAKTLAETFDYMKEEVPFTSVQELLDCPHLGGNLNLEKLRETEEAIH
- a CDS encoding amidohydrolase, with amino-acid sequence MKKFFFAFFLLPLFGIAQGTSIPETEYDKIESKVIEWRRDIHEHPELSNREFETAKKIAAHLQSLGIETQTGVGKTGVVGILKGDHPGKTVALRADIDALPVTEQNDLPFKSTVETEFLGSKTGVMHACGHDTHTAILMGVAEILSQHTDKINGTVKFIFQPAEEGPPPGEEGGAALMIKEGVLKNPDVDAIFGLHINAATPVGTIRYKPEGTMAAVERFVINVKGVQAHGSAPWSGVDPILISAKIIDGLQTIISRNAELTESASVITVGKITSGVRFNIIPETAEMIGTVRTLDPDNKKLILDRMRELVPQIAKAYGGEATIEIQNNTAITYNDPQLTSEMLPTLKKVAGEGNVELVKATTGGEDFSFFQEKVPGLYFFLGGMPKDAEPTRHHTPGFFVDESGLLLGVKTMSQLAIDYLNK